ATTTTCTGGGTGCGGGCCAGGGCCAGGGTTTCCGACAAGGCGCTGATCGTGTTCTGTTCGGAGAATGGACCGTAGATCTCCAGTTGGATGATCTCGGGGTTCTGGAGGGTGGAAATCTGCCATCCTGTATGGGTCATGGTGCAACTCGATCCGGGTTGTATTAATTGATTGCTCGGTGCAACAGCAGGTTTTCCATCCGGCTTTTGCGGATGGTGGTCTGCCTGGAAGATGGGCAGCCTTAACGCAAAACCGGGGCCAGCTTGAAGGCACCTTGCGCCCCGGTAACATCGATGAAGTGATATATGGTGGTATTCTGAGGGGTTACTGGCTGGCCAGACGCGTCGTTTTGTTTGCGGGGCCGATCTGGTCGTTCTTTACCGGCGCATTGACGATTTGAGCGTCGTGCTATTTTGTGAAACAGAAATTTAAAATTGGGACAGTCTGGGACGCAATGTATCGAGGCCGCGGGTTGTCTTTTCGAGTCTCATCCCGGCAATGTCGTATCGAGAACCACCCGGTTGCGGCCACCTTTTTTTGCTGCGAAGAGTGCCCGGTTGGCGCGGGCGATGAGCTGCTCGTAAGTGTTGTCCCGCGTTGGTTGCATGCTGGCGACGCCGACGCTGACCGTGACCACGCCGAAAGCCCCTTCTCCCTGATGGGGGATGTGCAGGGCTTCGATTTGACTTCGGATTTTTTCAGCCAGGGAATTAGCTGCCTCGCTGTCGCTGTCGGGAACGATTACGGCGAATTGCTCGCCACCGAATCGGGCGATGCGCTCTTCGTCGCCCTGAATGCACGCCGCCATGGTCTGCGCGATCTTTTTGAGGCACTGGTCGCCGGCCTGGTAGCCGTAGGTATCGTTGAACGGTTTGAACCGGTCCATATCGACCAGCACCAGTGCCAAAGGGGTCTCTTTTTGCCGGGCTCGCTGCCAGAAGGACGGCAGGGCGGCATCGAAACTGCGCCGGTTGGCGACATCCGTCAGCGGATCCAGCATGGCCAGCCGCCGCAGAAACTGCTGGGCGCGTCGCCGCTGCTGAACTTCCAGTTCAAGCTTGATGTTGGTCTGCGCCAGTTTCTCGGTCCTCTCCGCGACCCTCTGTTCCAGTTCGCCACGGATGATGCGCAGCTGCTCCAGAGTATCGGCCAGCTTTCGCGTCCTGACGTTGAACCAGTAGGCGAAGGTTCCGAATTCGTTGTGGAAGGTTTCGTCGAGGCACAACATTTCTTCAGCATTGATGTCGATGGCGCTTCTGAGCTGGTGGGTCAGGCGGGCCAGGGGGCGCATCAGCATGGTGTTCAGAGTCAGAAAGGCCCCGAGGACTGCCGCCGATACGCTCATGATCAGAGCGATCAGCAACGCACGATAGATGGCCTTGGCCGTCGACATGGCATGGCTTACCGGCGTGACGGTGACGATTTTCCAGTAGGTTCCGGGCACATGAAAAATCGCCACGCTGCATGGCTCTTCCAGGAGCAGGTCGCCGTCGGTGGTGAAATGCCGGAGCAGCAGACCGCCGTCCTGGCTGCCGAGTCGGGGTTCCTGCAGCACGGCCGTGATAAGCGCGGCTTCATCCGGCGATATGTCCGCACCCTGGCGGGCGATTGTCGCGGCCATGTCGGGGTCGAAACTGTCGGACTGGCGGGATTTTTCCAGCAGTTCCTTGCTGCTGGCGTAAACAGCCGACGCCAGGGGCGCGAATTGCGGTTTCTGGGCGGCGAGGTCGCGGGCCTGGATATATTCGATCTGTTTGCGCCCCAGCCTGTCCGTGCGGCTGAGGCGGGTAAGGGTTACATCGGGAAACGACAGAAACTTACCGTTGCGGTCGACGGCGAAGGCATAGCCGCTGATTTTTTTGGCCTGCGCATCAAAAAAGGCCTCCAGTCCTTCCAGTTTGAGGTCGACGGTTACCACGCCGGTAAACCGGCCGTCGCGGTAGATCGGCGCGGTGCAGGTCACCATGGGGACATAGGTGTGGGGATCGACATAGGATCGGGACCAGAAAACCTTGCCGGGTTTGAGATACCTGCCCGGTACATACCATTCCTCCCGATGATAGCCGGGGCTGTCGGGGTCGTCATAGTCCTTGACAAAATCAAGGAGGCCTTCGGCGTTGCGCCCCCAGAAAAAACTGCGTCGCTCATGGTCCGGCTCAAAGCTGAAGGGTTCGTACCAGACCCCGCCGCCGATGATATAGGATGACGGACCCAGCTTGTCAATCAGGCGCGGGATTATCCGCATGTGGTCATCTGCCCGCAAGGGCAGTACGGCGCTGGTCGTGGAAAGGGCGCGGGCCAGCGTTTCGGCAACGGCCAGTCGCTCGCCCAGTTGGGCGACCATGGTACTGCCTACCTGGTTGACCATGCGGAAGGACTGCTCCTCCAGGCGTGGCCGGGCGACGGTATCCATGATAATGGTCAGGCTGGCTACCAGCACGGCAAGCAGCAGCAGAAACAGCAAAGGGGTGCGAAACAGAAGACTGTTATGCCAACGCACCGAAAACGCGCTCTTGGGGTCCATTCAGAGCCTCTGGGGAGGGTGTTTGGGAAAAAGAAATCTGTGTGCAAGAAGTGCCTGTCACATCAAGCGATGAAAAAATCCACCGTGCGACCGATGCCCGCTCATGGGGCGAAGCATACCATACCGGTCCGACCGGAGGCACCCCTTTTTTGGCCGGAGTCTTTGGCGGGATTTGCACCTGACACTGCAACGAGCGGCATGACAGTCTTTACGCCGACATGTTTGCCGGGCGGTCCGGGGACCCCTGGCCCCGGCCTACGTCATGATTTCCAGGAATTTGGTTGACAAGAGTGGGGCAGGCTGATAGGCTGCTTCGATTAAAGCCGCTTTCCTTGCAAAAACGAAAAGACTTCGTAGGCCCCGGAATGCTTCCGGGGCTTTTATTTTTTACGGCTTTTAAAGGACACTATGGAATTCAGTACATTCGATTTTCACCCGCAGATTCGCCAGGGCATCACTGCCGCCGGTTATGTTTCGCCCACTCCCATCCAGGCACAGGCCATTCCGCCCATTCTTGCCGGGCAGGATGTCATGGGGCTGGCCCAGACCGGCACAGGGAAAACCGCTGCGTTTGCCCTGCCGGTACTGCAGCGCCTCATGAAGTCGCGCGGTGGCCGGGTGCGGGCGCTGGTAGTGGCGCCTACGCGCGAACTGGCGGAACAGATTCATCAGGCCTTTTGCAGCCTTGGCGCCCATACGGGACTTAAAAGCCTGACTGTTTACGGCGGCGTGAGCATCCGGCCGCAGATCACCGCGCTCAAACGAGGTGTCGATATCGTGGTGGCTTGCCCGGGGCGGCTGCTCGATCATATTGAAAACAAGCACATCGATCTGTCCGCTGTTGAAGCTCTGGTGCTCGACGAAGCCGATCAGATGTTCGACATGGGGTTTTTCCCTGCCATCCGGCGTATTCTGGGCCACCTGCCGAAACGGCGCCAGACCCTGTTGTTTTCCGCCACCATGCCGGATGAAATCCGGCGCCTGTCCGGTGAAATTCTGGCGACGCCGATAACGGTGCGGATAGGAAATACCGCGCCGGCCGAAACTGTCACCCATGCCTTGTATCCTGTTGCCCAGCAGCAGAAAACCGCCATGTTGCTGGAACTTCTCGGAGCCGGCGACATGGGGTCGGTGCTTGTATTTACCCGAACCAAGCATCGCGCCAAGCGGTTGGGCCTGCAACTCGATAAAGCAGGATTCCAGGCCTGCTCCCTGCAGGGGAACCTCTCCCAGGCGCGCCGTCAGGAAGCGCTTGAGGGATTCCGGAAGGGTAAATACCGGATTCTGGTCGCGACGGATATCGCAGCGCGGGGCATCGATGTGTCTCGTGTTTCCCATGTTATAAATTACGACATGCCCGCTACCGCTGAAACCTACGTGCATCGCATCGGTCGTACCGGCCGGGCTTCGCGCCAGGGCGAAGCTTTTACCCTGGTCTCCGGCGAGGATACCGCCATGATCCGGGCCATTGAAAAGATGCTGAAAGCTCCGCTGGAGCGGCGCACTGTCCAGGGATTTGCCTACGAGGACCCGGCTGTATCCGATGCGCCGCCTGTCAAAGCAAACCCTGGGGCCAGTCGGCAACCCCGGAGCAAACGCCCCGTTGGGCGCGGTGCGGCGCCCAAACGGAACAGAAATTATGCCGGGACTTCCAGGGACGCCAGTTCCGGCGTCAGGGGGCGGCGCAACGCTGATTGATGGCAGCCGGAATATCCGGAATGCCGATCATGTTGAAACACAAAGAGCCGGGTGCATGCACCCGGCTCTTTGTGTTTGGGATTTTGTTTTAAAAAACCCGCGTTTCAGTCGCGAACCAGGGCGATGCGCAGCCCCAGGGCGATCATGACGCCTCCGAAAATACGGTTGATAAGGGTATTGAACCGCGCCAGGCCCAGACGGACGAATCTGTGCTGGACCAGCAGTATGAACAGCGACCATCCGCACAGGGAGGTCAGCACGATGGTCATGCCGTAGCCGGTTTTTACCCAGAGGGAGTCTCCCGGTGCGATGAACTGGGTGAAAATGCTGAAAATATAGATGGTGACCTTGGGATTGAGCAGATTGCATAAAAAGCCGTCGCGCAGCCCCTGGCATGCTGAACGGCGGTTCTGAAAGGCCAGGTTTTCGAGATTCAGCGCGCCACGAAACCGCAAGGCCCTGATGCCGATAAACAGCAGGTAGGCGGCTCCAAGCAGGCGCACGGCATCGTGGATATAGACATTGCGCGTGATCAGCCAGGCCAGACCGGCCACGGACAGGGAGACATGCACCAGCAACCCTGCGCAGATACCGAGCACCGTGGCAAAGCCGGCAGCGCGTCCTCCGGTGAGGCCGTTGCGCATCAGCAGCAACATATCCGGGCCGGGACTGGCCATGGCGACCAGGGTAATGCCGGAGAGCAGAATATAAGATTCCATGTTGAACGTCCTCCTGAAGCTGTGCCATGCTGGCTGGTTTTTATCCGGAAACGGCCATTTTCCGCCGTGGCGGCGTCAATCCGCAGGCTTGCTTGTAACTCGGGCCATCCCTGGCCCTCGCCCTTCGGGCAGCCGGAGGCTGTCCATCTGGCTATCCTGCGCATGGTGTGGCGTGCAGGGATACTAAAACTTTGTCCGGCGGTTCGCAAGCCTGTCCTTTTCGCACCGTTTTGGCATGCGGCGGCCCGCATGCAAAGATGTTGATTCGGTACGGCGGCTGCGGTAGTGTTCATCCGGAGTCCGCGGATGGACAAGGGGCTGCGCAGCAGTCCGTCACGTCGTGTACCCAACCCGGACGGCACCGGAAAGCAGGATCGCGTAGACAGAAGGAGTGTGAAATCGGCTATGCTGGATAAACGCTGGTACGTCGTATCCCGCAGAGACATTGGTTATCTGCGGTTCATTCTGGAAAGTTATGACGGATTGCTTTTCATGCGCACCGTCGATGCCGCCACGGGCACCATCGAAGTCGGCTTCCATCCTTCCCGGCGCCAGGATGCCCTGGCCCTTCTCCACGCCCTGAGCGACGAGGTCGGTCTTGCGCCGGCCGATCCGCCACGACTCACCGACCCGCCGGTTGTCTGATTTTCCCTGGCTCGGCCCGCCTCAGGCGGGCAGCGCCGGCGATGCCGATGCTGCCCCGTCTTTTTCCCCTTCCCGTCCGCGCAGGTACACCGAATGGCTGGGGAAAGCGATCTCCAGGCCCAGTTCATCCAGGATGTCCATGATTTTCAGGCAGATGTCCTGGCGGGCTGCCAGATATTCCTCCCAGACGGTGGTTGTGGTGAAGCAATAGACCATGATGTCCAGGGACGATGCGCCGAAGTCGTTGAAATTGACCAGGAAAAAGTCCTGCTGAATGGCTGGATGGCTGGCCAGCATGTCGCGGATTCGGGACACGGCCCGGCGCATTTGTGCCGGGCCTGTTTCGTAGGTCACGCCGACGTTCAGCTTGATGCGCCGTTTGGGCATGCGGCTGAAATTGTCCACGGCCAGATTGGCTATTATGTTGTTGGGGACGGTGATCAGGGTTTTGGCGAAGGTGCGGATCTTGGTGGAGCGGAAGCCGACCTCTTCGACCACGCCTTCCATGTCGCCGGCCTTGACCCAGTCGCCGATATGAAACGGCCGGTCGAGGATGATCATGAACGAGCCGAACACATTCGACAGGGTGTCCTTGGCCGCCAGGGCCACGGCCAGGCCGCCGATGCCGAGGGAAGCCAGCAGTCCCGAGATGGAGTAGCCGAGGTTCTGGATGGTCATGATCACCGCCAGAAAGATGATAAACGCCCGCAGGCTCTTGCGGATAAACGGCAGCAGGTGGTCATCGAGGGGTGATTCGGTTTTGCTGACCCATCCGGACAAAAAGATGTCGAGGAGGCTGACCAGATTGAACAGGGCCCAGCCGATATCGAAGGTGACCAGCACCTTGAGCAGAGCGTGGGCACCGCGCCGGATGTCGACCGGAGCGGTGGGCAGTTGCAGGACCTGCACGGCGATGAACAGACCGATGATGATCACCAGCAGTTCGGCCGGTTTGCGGATGCAGTTCAAAAATTCGTCGTCATAGCGGCTCTGCGTCCGGGTGGCCAGTGGGAAGATGACGTTGACGAATACATGGCCGAAAACTTTTTTCAGGATAAGGAAAGCAACGATGATACCGAATGCGGCGGCAAAACGGCCGACGCCGATGCCGAGAAAGGTTTCGTGAAAGAGGGCATCGAGGGCTTCCAGAAAATCACTCATGTCGGGTTCTCCTTGGAATTTTTATACATGAGTCTTAACAGATGCCATTTTTCATTGCAAGGCTATCGGGGCGCAGGTTTGCAAGGACCGGCACGGAGCGTATCAATACTCCAGCTATCCACAGGCGCTGTGTAAAACCCCCCGTAAAAGTCTGATAGACAGTGTGCTGAGCCCTGATTTATCAGGCTAATTTCCTCATTGCCTATTCTTTGGACAGGGGCGGTTCGCGATCCGCCCCTGCACGTCTCGTTGCCCAAACCCTCCGTGCTGCTAAACTGTGTTTATCCGGAAACCCGGCCAAATGCTGACCTGTTTTGTCGAAAGCGGAGGTGCCTGTGATTCATCCCCACGATGTAAAGCGGACCCTGGGCCGCTATATGCTGACCGAAGGGTACGATATTATTCTCGATCTGGATCGTTCCCTGGGGAGCTGGTTTGTCGATCAGCGCACGGGGGAACGGTTCCTCGATTTCTTTTCCATGTACGCTTCCATGGCGGTGGGCTACAACCATCCCCGGTTGCTGAAGGAGCGGGCGCGGCTGGGCCGGTTGGCGGTGAACAAGCCTTCCAACTCGGACGTCTATACCACGGCCATGGCCGAGTTCGTCGATACCTTCGCCCGTGTCGCCATGCCCTCGGCGATGCCGCATGTGTTTTTCATCGACGGCGGTGCGCTGGCGGTGGAGAATGCCATGAAAACCGCCTTTGACTGGAAGGTAAGGAAGAATCTGGTCGCCGGATACAAAGAAGACATCGGCAGGCAGGTGATTCATTTCCGCCAGGCCTTCCATGGCCGTTCCGGCTACACCCTGTCGCTGACCAATACCTATGATCCGCGCAAGACGCGCTTTTTCCCCAAATTCGACTGGCCGCGAATCGTCAATCCGAAACTGACCTTCCCCATCACCGAAGAGAACCTGGCTTCGGTTTGCCATCTGGAGAACGAGGCACTGGGAACCATCGGCCGGATCATTGACGAGCAAGGGGAGGATGTCGCCGCGATCATCATCGAGCCGATTCAGGGGGAGGGGGGCGACAACCATTTCCGCGCGGAATTTTTGCAGGCCCTGCGGCAGTTGTGCGACCGTCACGATATCCTGCTGATCTTCGACGAAGTACAGACCGGTGTCGGGCTGACGGGACGGTTCTGGGCGTTTGAGCATTTCGGCGTGCAGCCCGACCTGTTGGCTTTTGGCAAGAAGACCCAGGTGTGCGGGATGCTCGCCTCGCGCCGTATCGACGAGGTCAGTTGCCACGTGTTCCAGGAACGCAGTCGCATCAATTCGACCTTCGGCGGAAACCTGGTCGACATGGCGCGCTGTACCCATATTCTGCGCATCATCGAGGAGGAAGGGCTGGTTGAAAATGCCCGGAGGCAGGGCGAACTGCTGTTGGCGGAGCTGTGCCAGCTGGCTGCGGAATTCCCGCGCGTGGTGTCCAATCCTCGGGGGCGCGGTCTGATGTGCGCCTTTGACGTACCGGATAACCATACAAGGGATCAGCTGGTAAGGGCATTTTTCCGCCGCAGATTGTTGCTGATCGGTTGCGGCGGCTGCAGCATCCGTTTCCGCGCCCACCTTATCGTGACGGAGGAGGAGATCCTTCACGGCATCGGGATTATCCGCAGCGTGTTGCGCGAAGGTGATTACCTGAGCCTGGAGATCGCCCGCGATCCCTGCCATTGGAGCGGTACATGACGAAACCCTGTCGGCGCTTTATGCGGGAAGGTTTCGGAACCGGCCTGCCGGCCAGGTGCTGTCCGGCCATGCCGAACAGCACAGGAGCAGCCGCGCCATGATTCTCTCAACCCATTGACGGATGTAAACGTCAGGGTACGCTTTTTCCGGGAGACGAGCCAGGCTGGATGTGCTATGTACAACCAATCACTGATCGCCAATTACCGGGGGGGCGGTTTTCATGTCCCGCAATTTTGGCCCCGACGAAAGCTACGTTACCCGCCATGCAGGAAATCCTCAATACCGCCGAAACCGCTGCCCGCCGTGCCGGCGCCTATATTCTGGAAGCCATGCGCGGTTCGCGCCGCGTCGATTACAAGGGGCGTGTCGACATGGTCACCGATGTCGATCGCGGCTCGGAGGCCCTTATCCTCGCCTGTATCCGCCGGGACTGGCCGCAGCACGCGATTCTGGCCGAGGAGAGCGGCGCCAGCCAGGCCGGCAGCGATTGGCGGTGGGTTATCGACCCCATCGACGGCACCACCAATTTCGTGCATGGCTATCCCTTCTTCTGCGTATCCATCGCTGTGCAGCAGCGCCTGCGGACGGAGGTGGCGGTGGTGTACGACCCCGTGCATGACGAAATGTTCACCGCCGTGCGCGGCGGTGGGGCGTTCCTCAATGGTGCGCCGTTGCAGGTGTCGCGGGCCGACGACCTGTCCAGGACGCTGCTGGCGACGGGGTTTCCTTACGAGCTTGGCGACCGCTGGCACCGCTCGATGGATTATTTCAAGCTGTTTTATTATCGGACCCACGGCGTGCGTCGCGACGGTGCCGCGGCGCTTGATCTGTGTTATGTGGCGGCGGGGCGGTTTGACGGTTTCTGGGAATTCGATCTCAAGCCCTGGAACGTGGCCGCCGGCCTGTTGCTGGTGACCGAAGCCGGTGGCAGGGTGACGGACTTCGCTGGCCGCCCTGCCGCGATCGATGGCCGGCAGCTGGTGGCCAGCAATGGCGCTATTCATGATGCCATGCTCGATG
This portion of the Syntrophotalea acetylenica genome encodes:
- a CDS encoding DUF4911 domain-containing protein, with protein sequence MDKGLRSSPSRRVPNPDGTGKQDRVDRRSVKSAMLDKRWYVVSRRDIGYLRFILESYDGLLFMRTVDAATGTIEVGFHPSRRQDALALLHALSDEVGLAPADPPRLTDPPVV
- a CDS encoding diguanylate cyclase domain-containing protein, yielding MDPKSAFSVRWHNSLLFRTPLLFLLLLAVLVASLTIIMDTVARPRLEEQSFRMVNQVGSTMVAQLGERLAVAETLARALSTTSAVLPLRADDHMRIIPRLIDKLGPSSYIIGGGVWYEPFSFEPDHERRSFFWGRNAEGLLDFVKDYDDPDSPGYHREEWYVPGRYLKPGKVFWSRSYVDPHTYVPMVTCTAPIYRDGRFTGVVTVDLKLEGLEAFFDAQAKKISGYAFAVDRNGKFLSFPDVTLTRLSRTDRLGRKQIEYIQARDLAAQKPQFAPLASAVYASSKELLEKSRQSDSFDPDMAATIARQGADISPDEAALITAVLQEPRLGSQDGGLLLRHFTTDGDLLLEEPCSVAIFHVPGTYWKIVTVTPVSHAMSTAKAIYRALLIALIMSVSAAVLGAFLTLNTMLMRPLARLTHQLRSAIDINAEEMLCLDETFHNEFGTFAYWFNVRTRKLADTLEQLRIIRGELEQRVAERTEKLAQTNIKLELEVQQRRRAQQFLRRLAMLDPLTDVANRRSFDAALPSFWQRARQKETPLALVLVDMDRFKPFNDTYGYQAGDQCLKKIAQTMAACIQGDEERIARFGGEQFAVIVPDSDSEAANSLAEKIRSQIEALHIPHQGEGAFGVVTVSVGVASMQPTRDNTYEQLIARANRALFAAKKGGRNRVVLDTTLPG
- the lat gene encoding L-lysine 6-transaminase, which produces MIHPHDVKRTLGRYMLTEGYDIILDLDRSLGSWFVDQRTGERFLDFFSMYASMAVGYNHPRLLKERARLGRLAVNKPSNSDVYTTAMAEFVDTFARVAMPSAMPHVFFIDGGALAVENAMKTAFDWKVRKNLVAGYKEDIGRQVIHFRQAFHGRSGYTLSLTNTYDPRKTRFFPKFDWPRIVNPKLTFPITEENLASVCHLENEALGTIGRIIDEQGEDVAAIIIEPIQGEGGDNHFRAEFLQALRQLCDRHDILLIFDEVQTGVGLTGRFWAFEHFGVQPDLLAFGKKTQVCGMLASRRIDEVSCHVFQERSRINSTFGGNLVDMARCTHILRIIEEEGLVENARRQGELLLAELCQLAAEFPRVVSNPRGRGLMCAFDVPDNHTRDQLVRAFFRRRLLLIGCGGCSIRFRAHLIVTEEEILHGIGIIRSVLREGDYLSLEIARDPCHWSGT
- a CDS encoding inositol monophosphatase family protein — encoded protein: MQEILNTAETAARRAGAYILEAMRGSRRVDYKGRVDMVTDVDRGSEALILACIRRDWPQHAILAEESGASQAGSDWRWVIDPIDGTTNFVHGYPFFCVSIAVQQRLRTEVAVVYDPVHDEMFTAVRGGGAFLNGAPLQVSRADDLSRTLLATGFPYELGDRWHRSMDYFKLFYYRTHGVRRDGAAALDLCYVAAGRFDGFWEFDLKPWNVAAGLLLVTEAGGRVTDFAGRPAAIDGRQLVASNGAIHDAMLDVLRALPSDPP
- a CDS encoding DEAD/DEAH box helicase, translating into MEFSTFDFHPQIRQGITAAGYVSPTPIQAQAIPPILAGQDVMGLAQTGTGKTAAFALPVLQRLMKSRGGRVRALVVAPTRELAEQIHQAFCSLGAHTGLKSLTVYGGVSIRPQITALKRGVDIVVACPGRLLDHIENKHIDLSAVEALVLDEADQMFDMGFFPAIRRILGHLPKRRQTLLFSATMPDEIRRLSGEILATPITVRIGNTAPAETVTHALYPVAQQQKTAMLLELLGAGDMGSVLVFTRTKHRAKRLGLQLDKAGFQACSLQGNLSQARRQEALEGFRKGKYRILVATDIAARGIDVSRVSHVINYDMPATAETYVHRIGRTGRASRQGEAFTLVSGEDTAMIRAIEKMLKAPLERRTVQGFAYEDPAVSDAPPVKANPGASRQPRSKRPVGRGAAPKRNRNYAGTSRDASSGVRGRRNAD
- a CDS encoding LysE family translocator, which translates into the protein MESYILLSGITLVAMASPGPDMLLLMRNGLTGGRAAGFATVLGICAGLLVHVSLSVAGLAWLITRNVYIHDAVRLLGAAYLLFIGIRALRFRGALNLENLAFQNRRSACQGLRDGFLCNLLNPKVTIYIFSIFTQFIAPGDSLWVKTGYGMTIVLTSLCGWSLFILLVQHRFVRLGLARFNTLINRIFGGVMIALGLRIALVRD
- a CDS encoding mechanosensitive ion channel family protein — its product is MSDFLEALDALFHETFLGIGVGRFAAAFGIIVAFLILKKVFGHVFVNVIFPLATRTQSRYDDEFLNCIRKPAELLVIIIGLFIAVQVLQLPTAPVDIRRGAHALLKVLVTFDIGWALFNLVSLLDIFLSGWVSKTESPLDDHLLPFIRKSLRAFIIFLAVIMTIQNLGYSISGLLASLGIGGLAVALAAKDTLSNVFGSFMIILDRPFHIGDWVKAGDMEGVVEEVGFRSTKIRTFAKTLITVPNNIIANLAVDNFSRMPKRRIKLNVGVTYETGPAQMRRAVSRIRDMLASHPAIQQDFFLVNFNDFGASSLDIMVYCFTTTTVWEEYLAARQDICLKIMDILDELGLEIAFPSHSVYLRGREGEKDGAASASPALPA